A DNA window from Micromonospora inyonensis contains the following coding sequences:
- the murC gene encoding UDP-N-acetylmuramate--L-alanine ligase, whose product MTDTITGNPTIEAYTGRLNLSRTHFVGIGGSAMSGLARLLAELGYQVSGSDVTDSAALAGLRTAGVRVRVGHDAAHIDGASCVVYTTVARNAPEVIAARAAGAPVVHRAQVLDWLAGSRRLVAVSGSHGKSTTTAMLAHILRTLGQDPTYLIGADLTGPGSGAHLGTSRLLVAEADESDRSFHFLTPSFAVITNVTDDHPENFASHADVMRAYVGFGCRLAPHRFLIVNADCVGATVAADVIADERPDLTVLRYGRDRAADVRLLDVQARGWSASATVRVPNGTEVRLTLPTPAAHHLDNMAAAVACAVALGSDPADVAGAACAFGGVRRRFEHVDTRAGVTLIDSYADHPNEIAADLDAARALARGRVIVVFQPSGHARVLAFGERIGRVLADKADHVLLLDVHGAVPVGRPVADAAGIMPWLRDGQCCMPLGPDHAGRVVARMAGRGDVVLTMGTGDVTGYGAAILDSLGSRSEVALSA is encoded by the coding sequence ATGACCGACACGATCACTGGTAACCCGACGATCGAGGCGTACACCGGCCGCCTCAACCTGTCCCGTACGCACTTCGTGGGGATCGGCGGGAGTGCGATGTCCGGCCTGGCTCGGCTGTTGGCCGAGCTGGGCTACCAGGTAAGCGGCAGCGATGTGACCGACTCGGCCGCCCTGGCGGGCCTGCGCACGGCCGGCGTGCGGGTGCGGGTGGGGCACGACGCCGCGCACATCGACGGGGCGAGCTGCGTCGTCTACACCACCGTCGCGCGGAACGCGCCGGAGGTGATTGCGGCCCGCGCCGCTGGAGCCCCGGTCGTGCACCGGGCGCAGGTTCTCGACTGGCTGGCCGGGTCGCGGCGGCTGGTGGCCGTCTCCGGTTCGCACGGCAAGTCCACCACGACGGCGATGCTCGCCCACATCCTGCGTACCCTCGGGCAGGACCCGACGTACCTGATCGGGGCCGACCTGACCGGCCCTGGGTCCGGCGCTCACCTGGGTACGTCGCGGCTGCTGGTGGCGGAGGCAGACGAATCGGACCGGTCGTTCCACTTCCTCACCCCGTCGTTCGCGGTGATCACCAACGTCACCGACGATCATCCGGAGAACTTCGCGAGCCACGCCGACGTGATGCGCGCCTACGTCGGGTTCGGTTGCCGGCTCGCGCCGCACAGGTTCCTGATCGTCAACGCCGACTGCGTGGGCGCGACGGTGGCCGCCGACGTGATCGCCGACGAGCGGCCTGATCTGACGGTGCTGCGGTATGGGCGGGACCGGGCGGCGGACGTTCGGTTGCTGGACGTGCAGGCGCGGGGGTGGAGCGCTTCGGCCACGGTGCGGGTACCGAACGGCACCGAGGTACGGCTGACCCTGCCGACTCCGGCCGCCCACCACCTAGACAACATGGCGGCGGCGGTGGCGTGCGCGGTGGCTCTCGGCTCCGATCCGGCTGACGTGGCGGGGGCGGCGTGCGCGTTCGGCGGGGTGCGCCGCCGGTTCGAGCACGTGGACACGCGGGCCGGGGTGACGCTGATCGACTCCTACGCCGACCACCCGAACGAGATCGCCGCCGACCTGGACGCCGCGCGGGCCCTGGCGCGGGGACGGGTCATCGTGGTGTTCCAGCCGTCCGGGCACGCCCGCGTTCTGGCATTCGGGGAGCGGATCGGCCGGGTCCTGGCGGACAAGGCCGATCACGTTCTGCTGCTCGACGTGCACGGCGCTGTGCCGGTGGGGCGGCCCGTGGCGGATGCGGCGGGGATCATGCCGTGGTTGCGGGACGGTCAGTGCTGCATGCCGCTCGGCCCGGACCACGCGGGCCGGGTGGTCGCACGGATGGCCGGCCGCGGTGACGTGGTGCTGACGATGGGCACCGGCGATGTGACCGGCTACGGTGCGGCCATCCTGGACAGCCTGGGCAGCCGATCCGAGGTCGCCCTGTCCGCCTGA
- a CDS encoding PPC domain-containing DNA-binding protein — protein sequence MKLLRVKPGEEVIETLTRRAAEEGITNGAIVSLIGAVDECAISNMLAGDAGTDIVNEYRQPLELSGTGEIRDGKVHVHVVLGQEGDKALAGHLHRARVETFFVHAYTIALEEG from the coding sequence ATGAAGCTGTTGCGCGTCAAGCCCGGTGAAGAGGTAATCGAGACGCTGACCAGACGGGCCGCAGAAGAGGGGATAACGAATGGCGCTATCGTTTCGCTGATCGGCGCTGTCGATGAGTGTGCAATCAGCAACATGCTCGCGGGCGACGCGGGCACGGACATCGTCAACGAGTACCGTCAGCCGCTTGAGCTGAGCGGCACGGGAGAAATCCGGGATGGCAAAGTCCATGTGCATGTAGTCCTCGGTCAAGAGGGCGACAAGGCACTTGCCGGCCACCTGCACCGAGCACGGGTCGAAACCTTCTTCGTGCACGCATACACGATCGCTCTGGAGGAGGGGTAA
- a CDS encoding class I SAM-dependent methyltransferase, with amino-acid sequence MTEPPTPPEPVVSRRTVSDAEGRAASRRWWDEDADSYQAEHGAFLGDVDLVWCPEGLREADVRLLGDVKGTRVLEIGCGAAAGSRWLDGQGADVTALDLSAGMLRHARLAADRSGVHVPLIQADALAMPFRADTFDTVHTAFGAVPFVADSEALMREVFRVLRPGGAWVFAVTHPIRWIFLDDPGEAGLTAVHSYFDRRPYIEQDSAGVPSYIEAHRTFGDRVRELTAAGFILCDVVEPEWPPGHEEVWGQWSPIRGRLFPGTAIFVARRPAAP; translated from the coding sequence ATGACCGAGCCCCCAACGCCCCCCGAACCCGTCGTCAGTCGCCGTACGGTGTCCGACGCAGAGGGCAGGGCGGCGAGCCGACGTTGGTGGGACGAGGACGCCGACAGCTACCAGGCGGAGCACGGCGCATTCCTGGGGGATGTCGACCTGGTGTGGTGTCCCGAGGGCCTACGCGAAGCAGACGTCCGGCTCCTCGGCGACGTCAAGGGAACTCGGGTCCTGGAGATCGGCTGCGGTGCGGCTGCGGGCTCGCGGTGGCTGGACGGCCAAGGGGCCGACGTGACAGCTCTAGACCTGTCTGCTGGCATGTTGCGGCATGCCAGACTGGCCGCCGACCGCTCGGGCGTACATGTGCCGCTCATACAAGCCGACGCCCTAGCGATGCCGTTCCGGGCAGACACGTTCGACACGGTGCATACCGCGTTCGGCGCTGTGCCGTTCGTCGCAGACTCCGAGGCACTCATGCGCGAAGTGTTCCGGGTGCTGCGCCCCGGCGGAGCGTGGGTCTTTGCCGTTACTCACCCCATTCGCTGGATTTTCTTGGACGACCCCGGCGAGGCTGGCCTGACCGCTGTACACTCCTACTTCGACCGCCGCCCGTACATCGAACAGGATTCGGCAGGGGTGCCCTCCTACATCGAGGCGCACCGCACCTTTGGCGACCGGGTCCGAGAACTGACGGCCGCCGGCTTCATTCTCTGTGACGTAGTTGAACCGGAGTGGCCGCCAGGACACGAAGAGGTGTGGGGCCAGTGGAGTCCGATACGCGGTCGGCTGTTCCCGGGCACCGCCATCTTCGTGGCCCGTCGTCCAGCCGCGCCGTAA
- a CDS encoding HARBI1 family protein, whose protein sequence is MSVTYTAELSVREETVLFLSGLLHGQRQRLGTRSGTRSLSCFKQAILVIRWFLDGTRVKQLAIDNQVSSSTGYAYLHEGIRVLAAHAPGLESVLLAAKMAGYAHVNIDGTLIETDRCRTPGPTPGVDLWWSGKHDNHGGNVQVITAPDGWPLWTSPVRPGREHDTTALREHGILPLLTAWTNDQRRVLGDLGYEGEADTITTAFKKPRNGTCTDVQQQFNKAHNGVRAIGERGNSLLKTTFKALRNVSLCPWNIGRITAAALVLLHVEHNRTT, encoded by the coding sequence ATGAGTGTCACATACACCGCCGAGCTGTCCGTGCGCGAGGAGACCGTGTTGTTCCTGTCCGGGCTTCTGCATGGGCAACGGCAGCGGCTCGGGACCCGTTCCGGGACGCGGTCGCTGAGCTGCTTCAAGCAGGCGATCCTGGTGATCCGCTGGTTCCTCGACGGCACTCGGGTCAAGCAGTTGGCCATCGACAACCAGGTCAGCTCGTCGACCGGCTACGCCTACCTGCACGAGGGCATCCGGGTCCTCGCCGCGCACGCGCCGGGCCTGGAATCGGTGCTGTTGGCGGCGAAGATGGCCGGCTACGCCCACGTGAACATCGACGGGACCCTGATCGAGACCGACCGGTGCCGCACACCGGGGCCGACGCCGGGAGTGGACCTCTGGTGGTCCGGCAAACACGACAACCACGGCGGTAACGTGCAGGTCATCACCGCCCCGGACGGGTGGCCGCTGTGGACCTCACCAGTGCGTCCCGGCCGGGAACATGACACGACCGCCCTGCGCGAACACGGCATCCTGCCCCTGCTGACCGCCTGGACCAACGACCAGCGGCGGGTTCTCGGCGACCTTGGCTACGAAGGCGAAGCCGACACGATCACGACCGCGTTCAAGAAGCCGCGCAACGGCACCTGCACCGACGTGCAGCAGCAGTTCAACAAGGCCCACAACGGTGTCCGCGCCATCGGCGAACGCGGAAACTCCCTGCTCAAGACCACCTTCAAAGCGCTGCGCAACGTCAGCCTGTGCCCGTGGAACATCGGCAGGATCACCGCGGCGGCCCTCGTGCTCCTGCACGTCGAGCACAACCGCACAACCTGA
- a CDS encoding replication initiator, with the protein MTFTDREILTTATHPDFRAWLARIRHIGGCQHPVHLVGQSLTVDAATGRLVHALTSAEQPHGRLTIACGNRRQSRCEPCARLHQGDTYQLVVSGLAGGKGIPDTVRAHPRVFVTFTAPSFGPVHRHIADHPCRPPRPGRGLVCTHGRPLWCLDRHPSDNPLTGSPICGDCYDHPAAVLWNAHTRDLWQRLHRNLYEAIATSRGISRTAARKSVRVAYAKVAEYQRRGSIHFHAVMRFDGPTPDTPPPAWATLALLTQTIRTATRRVHLAVPGLDAILRFGAQLDIRPILPGNGSDDDLTERAVASYIAKYVTKPDVAGITVDRPIRDAITISVLPVTDHARTLIRTCWTLGGRTEYKALNLRRWAHQLGYRGHIASKSRAYSTSYTALRAAREQHRRDHNDQKEALDDIDTITDKHWTYTGNGHTPGQAMFADAIADDLQTAREAAHEARTGGERDEP; encoded by the coding sequence TTGACTTTCACCGACCGCGAGATTCTGACCACCGCCACTCACCCCGACTTCAGGGCGTGGCTTGCCCGCATCCGCCACATCGGCGGCTGCCAACACCCCGTGCACCTCGTCGGCCAAAGCCTGACCGTGGACGCCGCCACCGGCCGCCTCGTGCATGCCCTAACCAGCGCGGAGCAGCCACACGGCCGACTCACCATCGCCTGCGGCAACCGCCGCCAATCCCGCTGCGAACCCTGCGCCCGGCTACACCAAGGCGACACCTATCAACTCGTCGTGTCAGGGCTCGCCGGAGGCAAGGGCATCCCCGACACCGTGAGGGCGCACCCGCGCGTGTTCGTCACCTTCACCGCGCCCAGCTTCGGCCCCGTCCACCGGCACATTGCCGACCACCCGTGCCGGCCACCCCGCCCCGGCCGTGGCCTCGTCTGCACCCACGGCCGGCCCCTGTGGTGCCTCGACCGGCACCCGAGCGACAACCCACTCACCGGCTCGCCGATCTGCGGCGACTGCTACGACCACCCCGCCGCCGTCCTCTGGAACGCCCACACCCGCGACCTGTGGCAACGCCTACACCGCAACCTGTACGAAGCCATCGCCACCAGTCGGGGCATCTCCCGCACCGCCGCACGAAAATCCGTCCGCGTCGCCTACGCCAAAGTCGCGGAGTACCAACGGCGTGGGTCGATCCACTTCCACGCCGTCATGCGCTTCGACGGCCCCACCCCCGACACCCCACCCCCGGCCTGGGCCACCCTCGCACTCCTGACCCAGACCATCCGCACCGCCACCCGCCGTGTCCACCTCGCCGTGCCCGGCCTGGACGCGATCCTGCGGTTCGGCGCGCAGCTCGACATCCGGCCCATCCTGCCCGGCAACGGCAGCGACGACGATCTCACCGAACGGGCCGTGGCCTCCTACATCGCCAAGTACGTCACCAAGCCCGATGTCGCCGGCATCACCGTTGACCGGCCCATCCGCGACGCCATCACCATCTCCGTCCTCCCCGTCACCGACCACGCCCGCACCCTCATCCGCACCTGCTGGACCCTCGGCGGCCGGACCGAATACAAGGCGCTGAACCTGCGGCGCTGGGCGCACCAACTCGGCTACCGAGGACACATCGCCAGCAAGAGCCGCGCCTACTCCACCAGCTACACCGCCCTCCGCGCCGCACGTGAGCAGCACCGCCGCGACCACAACGACCAGAAGGAAGCGCTCGACGACATCGACACCATCACCGACAAGCACTGGACCTACACCGGCAACGGCCACACCCCCGGACAAGCCATGTTCGCCGACGCCATCGCAGACGACCTCCAAACCGCCCGCGAAGCCGCCCACGAGGCGCGCACAGGTGGTGAGCGCGATGAGCCTTGA
- a CDS encoding helix-turn-helix domain-containing protein, whose product MSRFASAEGSTSDRVSVDLVTPGELADARRLLGAQLAAMRRGVGLTQDQLATKVRWSRSTVANVETGRQVTLREFWAACDVVLGAGELLVLGWARTEALSRRLRDQKAAELIRQRLAQPVPGCVCLDLQRLFTEPGASLPLGSPSAASMTMNGSDHG is encoded by the coding sequence GTGAGCCGTTTTGCGTCTGCGGAGGGCTCGACCTCGGATCGGGTGTCGGTGGACCTGGTGACGCCGGGTGAGTTGGCGGACGCTCGCAGGCTGCTGGGGGCTCAGTTGGCAGCAATGCGGAGAGGTGTTGGCCTCACTCAGGATCAGCTTGCCACGAAGGTGCGGTGGTCCCGGAGCACGGTCGCCAATGTGGAGACGGGGCGGCAGGTGACTCTTCGGGAGTTTTGGGCCGCCTGTGATGTCGTGTTGGGCGCGGGTGAGCTGTTGGTGTTGGGGTGGGCGCGGACGGAGGCGTTGTCGCGCCGGCTGCGTGATCAAAAGGCGGCGGAGCTGATCCGGCAGCGGCTGGCGCAGCCGGTCCCGGGCTGCGTGTGCCTTGATCTTCAACGGCTGTTCACTGAGCCCGGCGCGTCGCTACCCCTCGGCAGTCCGTCCGCTGCATCCATGACGATGAACGGAAGTGATCATGGATGA
- a CDS encoding DUF3140 domain-containing protein, protein MKNDEQDRDTYREFTEAVNMSPTELSRWLETEESKHVGWHKEGTKGGESVGHDSGRKIVNLLRRKRSELSEADLKHMRKVVGYVHRHMAQRPSGDVRDTKWRYSLMNWGHDPLKEPLPPPGGPSRRALERHGAPPKSRGGPAG, encoded by the coding sequence ATGAAGAACGATGAGCAGGACCGGGACACCTACCGGGAGTTCACCGAGGCGGTGAACATGTCACCCACCGAACTCTCCCGCTGGCTGGAGACCGAGGAGTCCAAGCACGTCGGCTGGCACAAGGAGGGCACCAAGGGCGGCGAGTCGGTCGGCCACGACTCCGGCCGGAAGATCGTCAACCTGCTGCGACGCAAACGCTCCGAGCTGTCGGAGGCCGACCTCAAACACATGCGCAAGGTCGTCGGCTACGTCCACCGGCACATGGCCCAGCGTCCCTCCGGCGACGTCCGTGACACGAAGTGGCGGTACTCGCTGATGAACTGGGGCCACGACCCGCTCAAGGAGCCGCTGCCGCCACCCGGCGGCCCGTCCCGCCGCGCTCTGGAGCGCCACGGCGCCCCGCCCAAGTCCCGCGGCGGCCCGGCCGGCTAG
- a CDS encoding DUF2945 domain-containing protein codes for MADREFREGDHVSWASHSGRAHGVVKEKLTDRTHVRGHAVNASPEHPQYRIRNDDSGRDVAHKPEALRHEER; via the coding sequence ATGGCCGACAGGGAGTTCCGCGAGGGCGACCACGTCTCCTGGGCCAGCCACAGCGGCCGGGCCCACGGCGTGGTCAAGGAGAAGCTGACCGACCGGACGCACGTACGGGGACACGCGGTGAACGCGTCCCCGGAGCATCCGCAGTACCGCATCCGCAACGACGACTCGGGCCGGGACGTCGCACACAAGCCGGAGGCGCTGCGCCATGAAGAACGATGA
- a CDS encoding UDP-N-acetylmuramoyl-tripeptide--D-alanyl-D-alanine ligase translates to MTLQEITAVVGGAVHDAPDTVTVTAPVVFDSRRVEPGGMFVALPGERVDGHDYAAQAIQAGAAAVLASRPVGLPAVVVDDMPGAYGRLARAVVDRLPQTTVIGVTGSVGKTSTKDILAQVLPAFGPTVANRASNNNELGLPYTVTRATADTRYLVLEMGARGIGHVAYLTRIAPPTVSVVTRVGHAHLGEFGSVENIAQAKGEIVEALPDAGDGGLAVLNADDELVTAMAARTAARVLRYGIEQPADVRAENVTVDELGRARFRLVHHGKSAEVRLRLYGLHQASNALAAATVALGLGHPIEAVADALSLAEAVSPGRMQVTTRPDGVTIINDAYNAAPDAMRAALRALHAMTGDGRRAVAVLGEMAELGDHAAEVHREIGQQVAEIDAGWLVAIGGTDAEQYAAGAAGTATAVDRAADVAEAWELLRDGLRPGDVVLVKAANSAGLLALADKLVEETGAVTA, encoded by the coding sequence ATGACCCTGCAAGAGATCACGGCCGTTGTCGGCGGAGCCGTCCACGACGCCCCCGATACGGTGACCGTGACGGCCCCGGTGGTGTTCGACAGCCGGCGCGTGGAGCCCGGCGGCATGTTCGTGGCACTGCCCGGTGAGCGCGTTGACGGGCACGACTACGCCGCCCAAGCCATCCAGGCCGGGGCAGCGGCGGTGTTGGCGTCTCGACCGGTCGGCCTCCCGGCGGTCGTCGTCGACGACATGCCCGGCGCATACGGGCGGCTGGCCCGCGCGGTCGTGGACCGACTCCCGCAGACCACGGTGATCGGCGTGACCGGCTCGGTGGGCAAGACATCAACCAAGGACATCCTGGCGCAGGTGCTCCCCGCGTTCGGCCCGACCGTCGCCAACCGAGCGTCGAACAACAACGAACTCGGGTTGCCCTACACCGTCACCCGTGCCACCGCAGACACCCGCTACCTCGTATTGGAGATGGGCGCTCGCGGGATCGGGCATGTGGCGTACCTGACCCGCATCGCCCCGCCCACGGTCAGTGTCGTCACCCGGGTCGGGCACGCGCACCTTGGCGAATTCGGGTCGGTGGAGAACATCGCCCAGGCCAAAGGCGAGATCGTGGAAGCACTCCCCGACGCGGGCGACGGTGGCCTAGCCGTCCTCAACGCCGACGACGAGTTGGTGACCGCCATGGCTGCCCGCACGGCCGCCCGGGTGCTCCGCTACGGCATCGAACAGCCGGCCGACGTACGCGCCGAGAACGTGACCGTGGACGAGCTGGGCCGCGCACGCTTCCGGCTCGTGCACCACGGCAAGTCCGCCGAGGTGCGGTTGCGGCTGTACGGGTTGCACCAGGCGTCCAACGCCCTGGCCGCCGCCACCGTCGCCCTCGGGCTGGGCCATCCGATCGAAGCGGTGGCCGACGCACTGTCGCTGGCGGAGGCGGTGTCACCGGGCCGGATGCAGGTCACCACCCGCCCCGACGGGGTGACGATCATCAACGACGCCTACAACGCCGCACCCGACGCCATGCGCGCCGCACTGCGGGCACTGCACGCCATGACCGGTGACGGCCGGCGAGCGGTGGCCGTGCTGGGTGAGATGGCCGAGCTGGGCGACCACGCCGCCGAGGTGCACCGGGAGATCGGGCAGCAGGTGGCCGAGATCGACGCGGGCTGGCTGGTCGCCATCGGCGGCACGGACGCCGAGCAGTATGCGGCCGGAGCCGCCGGCACCGCCACGGCAGTGGATCGGGCGGCCGACGTGGCCGAGGCATGGGAGCTACTACGCGACGGGTTACGGCCGGGGGATGTGGTGTTGGTCAAGGCAGCCAACAGCGCCGGACTCCTCGCGCTCGCAGACAAGCTGGTCGAGGAAACCGGCGCCGTCACCGCCTGA
- a CDS encoding IS5 family transposase has protein sequence MPAVPSWLSDPLWDQFAALLPPRPATDPTHPLGCHRRRVADRIVFDKLLQVLRFGCSYQGIADSTCSATTIRNRRDEWIQLGVFAQLKTIALNAYDRLVGLLLDDLAVDGCITKAPGGGEVAGRSPVDRGKQGMKRSVMVEARGIPLGRVLAGAHRHDSPLLASTLDRLDDLGPLPATITVHLDAGYDSQKTRDLLTARRLTGEIARKGVKAPIQATRRWHVERTNAWHNAFNRLQRCYEPKEDVVNAYFDLADAIITIRSLIRHAWILYRWDTRPTRRP, from the coding sequence GTGCCCGCTGTCCCATCATGGCTGAGCGACCCCTTGTGGGACCAGTTCGCCGCGCTGCTGCCACCCCGTCCCGCTACCGACCCCACCCATCCGCTGGGCTGTCACCGCCGGCGGGTCGCCGACCGGATCGTGTTCGACAAGTTGCTGCAGGTGCTGCGTTTCGGCTGCTCCTACCAGGGCATCGCTGACTCGACCTGCTCGGCCACCACGATCCGCAACCGCCGCGATGAGTGGATCCAGTTGGGCGTGTTCGCCCAGCTCAAGACGATCGCGCTGAACGCCTACGACCGTCTCGTCGGGCTGCTGCTGGACGACCTCGCCGTCGATGGGTGCATCACCAAGGCGCCCGGCGGTGGCGAGGTCGCTGGCCGTTCACCGGTCGACCGCGGCAAGCAAGGCATGAAACGTTCGGTCATGGTCGAGGCCCGCGGCATCCCACTGGGTCGCGTCCTGGCCGGCGCCCACCGCCACGACTCCCCGCTGCTGGCATCCACCCTGGACCGGCTCGACGACCTCGGCCCGCTGCCCGCCACCATCACCGTGCACCTGGACGCCGGGTACGACTCCCAGAAAACCCGCGACCTGCTCACCGCCCGCAGGCTGACCGGCGAGATCGCCCGCAAGGGCGTCAAAGCCCCAATCCAGGCCACCCGGCGGTGGCACGTCGAGCGCACGAACGCCTGGCACAACGCCTTCAACCGGCTGCAACGCTGTTACGAACCTAAAGAAGACGTGGTCAACGCCTACTTCGACCTCGCCGACGCCATCATCACCATCCGTAGCCTCATCCGTCACGCATGGATCTTGTACCGGTGGGACACCCGCCCCACCCGCCGGCCATGA